GCCGAGAGCGTCAGCTTAGCGGTAGCAGCACGCTTTTTGGTCGGACTGTGTCTTGCCGGTATTTATCCGCTCGGTATGAAATTGGTGGTGAGCTGGACACCCAACAACGCAGGCGCGGCGCTGGGCTGGTTGGTCGGCATGCTGACACTGGGCATTGCCTCGCCCCACTTACTACGCGGGCTAACGCTGCACTTGCCATGGCAGTGGCCGCTGTTGCTGGCCTCTGGCCTGGCACTGCTCGCCGCACTGATGATTTTTAAACTAGGCGTGGGGCCACACCTGCCCGCCAAAGCTAGCGGCGGACGCCCATGGGCAGGACTGGCTGCCTTCAGGCAAAAGAACTTTCGCGCCGCGGCGCTGGGCTACTTTGGTCACTGCTGGGAGCTATACGCCCTGTGGGCGCTGGTGCCTTTTTTAGTTGCTAGAGAGCTGGAACGCCTAAGCGCAGCGCCGGGCCTTCAGCCATGGCTCAGCTTTGCGGTGATTGCGTTGGGCTTACCTGGCTGCGTTTGGGCTGGCCGCTGGAGCCGCCGAGTGGGCAGCGCGCGAGTGGCCTTTGTGGCGCTAGCGACCTCCGGCACGCTTTGTTTGCTCTATCCACTGCTAGGCGGCACATCACCCTGGCTACTGCTAACCCTACTAGGGATTTGGGGGATTAGCGTGATTGCCGACTCGGCGCAGTTTTCCGCGCTGGCGTCAGCCGCCGCCCCACCTGAGCGTCTCGGCGCGGCGCTAGCCATGATGAATGCCATTGGCTTTGGCCTAACGATTCCGTCTATTGCCCTAGTCACTGCCCTATGGGTAAGCCAAGGCCCCTGGGTGATATGGTGGCTACTACCTGGCCCAGTGCTTGGATTAATCGCCATGCGTGGGCTCTCTTCAAGTAAATGATTAGCGCGTGTTCTTGGTATGGTGGCCGCCTTGTTATCACCACCACAAAGGTTTTCCTATGGCCCACGCTGCCTACTGGGTGCCGCTTGACGTTAAGCGCCACGGCGGTTTGATGTGGCAACGTTTTACTGCCTACCATTTTGCTCAGCACATTACCCAGGCAAGCCTAGCAGAAGCCGAATTACGCCATGCGGCCGCTAGTTTTCCAATTGGGTTCACCCAAACAGCATCAGGCTGGCAGGCCGTCGCACTACTGGGGCTGCGCGATGAACAAAATCTCATCGTCGATAGCCAAGGGGGCTGGCGCGCGGCGTATGTGCCCGCCGCCCTGCGAAGCCACCCCTTCGGGCTGCATGCTGAATATCCTGAAAAGCTATGCATCGACCAACATTCACCTTTTGTGGTGGCGCGCCTGGATGCCGAGCCTTTCTTTAACCAACACGGCGAGCTAGCCAGCTTCCCCCAACAAGTACTGGCTTTTCTCCAGCAGCGGGAAGCAGGTTGCCAGCGAGTTGCACAGCAGCTTGATGCATTGGCCAATGCCAAGCTGCTCGCGCTTTGGCAGCCAGAAGGCTATCAAGGCAGCGCGCCGCTATATCAAATTGATGAGCCCGCTTGGAAGGCGCTATCCGCTGAACAAATGGGGCTTTTCTGGCAATTGGGTGCCGTTCCTTTAGTGTACGCTCAGCTCATATCCCAACGGCAGCTTGGCGTACTTCGCAGCCTCCTTCAGCGGCCGACAACATCGCCGCCAGAAGCAAACGCTTCCCGCCCCCTTTCCGAGTGGCAAGAAGCGTTTAGCAGCGAAGAACGCTATCAATGGCCGGATCCCTCTTAATTGGGTGCCAAGCACCGACGTTATTCAGGAACGTGAATGTCTTTTAATGTTGATACGCGGCCACGCAAACGGCTATTACTAAGCAGCGTGGCCGCTGCGTTTTTGCTGGCAAGTCCATTACTGGCCGCTCAAACGGCGCTTGATGAACCGCTTCCCGAGGCTGCGCCACTGCCCGCCTCATCGCTGGAAGGGCCGGCATTTTCGCCGGAACTAACGCAACTATTAACGCGCTTTCGCTGGCAAACGGGTCAGCCAATGGAAGCCACCCCTGCGCTAGGTGCGCTACGCCAAAAAATCCAACAGGCGCTAGAGCAACAGCCTCGCATTCTGGCCCAGCGCTCTCGTGAGCGTGAGTCGGTGCTGCAAATTGACGAAGTGCGCGCCGTGCGTCTCCCTCAGGTGAACGCTGGGCTTGAGTACCGTAACGACTTGCAGCGCACTGAATCACTACCCGACCGCGGCTCACGCGTCGACGCGGTCGTTACGCTCAGCCAGCTGTTGGTGGATTTTGGCGCCAGCGGTGAGCGCATACGCGCGGCCGATCTTAGCGCTGAAGCAGCTTATTGGCAGTCCCACGCCAGTGTCGAAGAAGAAGTCCTCTACGCCTTGAATGCCTACTTGGATGTTGCCCGTGTTACCGCTCAGCGCCAGCTAGCTGAGCACAATCTGCAGCAGCATCAGCGCATTTTTGAAGACGTTCAACTTCGCCGCGAGGCAGGCGCCGGTTCGCGAGCCGATGTACTGCGTGCCCAGAGCCGCTTAAGCGACGCCAACTCGCGGCTAATCTCCTTAGAAGGTGAGTTAGCCAGGGCGATTAACGTCTACCAAGAAGCGTTCTTTACCCAGCCCGACGAGCTGGCCTTGCCCCAAGGCGGGGCGCTACTAAGCGAGACCAGCGCCGACCAACTGCTGGATAACGCCCTTGCCCGTAACGCCTCGCTGCGTAGCCAAACCCTGGCCAGCGAGGCCAGCGAAGCCGACGCTCAAGCTACCCGTAACGCCCGCTTGCCTAGCCTGAGCGTAGCCGTGGAAGGTCGTCAATTCGATGTGAATGAGTTCAACGAATCGGATAATGACGTGGCGCTGTTATTTAATCTTGATTACACGCCCTATAGCGGCGGCGCGACCTCATCGCGCATTGCCCAAGCGGTTGAACGTCAGCAGCAGAGCCAATTTGAACGCCAAGCCTTGCATCGCGAGCTGGAGCGGGAAGTGCGCTCTGCCTATACCGACACGCGCACCCGCCTAGCGGAGCTTGAAGCGCAAACCGCCACGCTTGCTGCTGAAGAAGAAGCGTTACTGGCCTATCGCGATCAGTTCGCCGTAGGAAGAAGCAGCATTAACGATTTGTTGGACGCCCAGCGGGACCTGTTCCAAACCGCGCTAGAGCTGATTAATCGCCGTGTGCGCTGGGAGCAAGCTAGCTTTCAACAGCTCGCGGTAACCGGGCAGCTACTCGATGTGATGGAGATTTACCTTGAGCGCCGCTAATCCCCACACGGATGCCCTTGAGCAATGCCTGACCTTTGTGGCGGCTCGGCTTGAGCTGCCGGTCTCAGAAGCGGCTGTACGCGCCCAACGGGTAGGCGCAAACACCCCGCTCACCCCCGACGGCTTTATTGATGCTGCCGAGCGTCACGGCATGGTCGCGGCGCTGGGTGAACACGCGTTGACAACGCTGGGTAACTCGCTGCTGCCAGCGGTCGCGCTGCTAAAAAACGGGCGCGCCGTGGTCATCATTGAGCGCATTGATGATGAGCGTTTTGCGCTGTTCGATCCGGCATTAGGCAAACAGCCGGTCGACACCGCGTTAAGTGCCCTTCAAGCAGAGTACATCGGCCACCTGATTGCGGTGCGCGCCCGCTACCGGCCGGTAACACTGAATAGCGAGCCAGCCATACAAGGCGGCCACTGGTTTTGGAGCGCACTCTCGTCTAATCGTTGGGTGTACACCCAAGTGGTGATTGCCGCTGCGCTAACCAACTTCCTTGGGCTAGCCACCTCACTGTTTATTATGGTGGTTTACGACCGCGTATTGCCCAACGAGGCCATTGAATCGCTCGTCGCGCTAACCGTGGGTGTGAGCATCGCATTGCTGTTTGATTTTGCGGTAAAAACGTTGCGCCAACTGTTTATTGAACGGGCGGGACAAGAAGCTGACCTGCGCATGGGCAGGCGCATTTTTGACCATGTACTCAATCTACAAATGAGTGCCAAGCGAGGTTCTACTGGCGGGTTTGCCAACACCCTTCGGGAATTTGAGTCGCTGCGCGATTTCTTCGCCTCAGCATCGCTGGTAGCCCTCGTCGATTTGCCGTTTATTTTCCTGTTTATCGGCGTGATTTATCTGATTGGGGGCCCGCTCTTTATGGTGCCGCTGATTGCCGTGCCGTTGGTACTGCTGATTGGCCTGGCGGTGCAGCCCTTTCTTAAACGCCTTTCCGGCCAAGCCTTCGAAGAGAGCCGTTCCAAGCAGGGCGTGCTGATTGAAGCGGTAGCAGGGCTGGAAACCATTAAAGCCAGTGGCGCTGCGCCAATGATTCGTCAGCGCTGGGAAGAGAGCGTTCAGCAGCAATCTAACGTGGGCCGTAAAGGCCGCGCAATTCAACAGTTTGCTCTTAATGCCACCGCGTTCGCCCAGCAAGCCGCTCAGGTGAGCATTGTGGTGTATGGGGTGTTTTTAGTCGGTGACGGGGTGATTTCCATGGGTGCAATGATTGCCTGTGTGATTCTCACCGGCCGTGCACTCGCGCCGCTGGCGCAGCTGGCTCAAACCATGACCCGCATTAACCAAGCCCGCACCTCTTACCGTGCGCTCGACCAACTAATGAATATGCCTTCCGAACGCCCCGCTGGCCGTCACTACTTAAGCCGCTCTTCTCTGGAAGGCAAAATCAGCTTGCAAGATGTGAGCTTCCGCTACCCAGAGCAAACCACTGAGGCACTGGCCAATATCAACCTGACAATCGAGCCTGGAGAAAAAGTTGCGCTACTGGGCCGTGTGGGCTCTGGGAAAAGCACCCTAGCGCGGCTACTGCTTGGCATTTACCCGCCCGAAAAGGGCGCGGTACTAGTAGACGACACCGATATTCGCCAAATTGACCCTGCGGATTTACGTCACAACATTGGTAGCGTGTTGCAGGAAGCGTGGCTGTTTTCTGGCACCGTTCGCCAGAATATTGCGATTGGTGCCCACCACCCTACCGATGAACAAATTCTCCAGGCCGCCAAACTGGCCGGTGCCCACGACTTTATCGCCCGCCACCCCCAGGGCTACGACATGCCCATTGGTGAGCGCGGCGAAGGGCTTTCCGGTGGCCAGCGGCAGCTCATCTGCCTTGCCCGCGCGCTGCTGGGTGCCCCGCCGATGTTGCTGATGGATGAGCCAACCAGTGCGATGGATATTCAAACCGAAAAAGAAGTGATCTCACGGCTAAAAGCCGCTAGCCAATCGCAAACCCTGGTCGTCGTGACGCACCGTACCAGCCTGCTAGCACTGGTGGATCGGGTAATTATTGTTGATCAAGGCCAGATTATTGCCGATGGCCCTAAGGCCCAGGTGATGCGCCCCGTTGAAGCAGCGCCCCACCGCACGCGTGAAGGAACAGCATTGTGAGCCGCCCGACGTCCCAGCTTGATTTTGAACACTTTGTACGCCATGGCCGCGCCAAACGCCCAATTGCCAGCAGCCTGCTGCTACTCACCATTATTGGCTTTTTACTGATTGGCTTCTTATGGGCTTATCTCACGGAGGTGGACGAAGTGACTCGGGGGCAAGGCAAAGTCGTGCCCTCGCGCAGCCTGCAAGTAGTAGAAAGCCTGGAAGGCGGCGTGGTGACCGAGATTAACGTACGCCGTGGGGATACGGTCGAACAAGGCGACACGCTGATGGTGCTTAGTGGCGGCACGCTGGAAGGCGACTACGAAGAGAGCTTACAGCGCCTGCGTTCGTTACAACTGCGCTTGCAACGCCTGGAAGCCGAAATCAACCAAACGCCGCTGGCACTCGATGATGCACTCAGCCAAGGCGCACCTAGTGTGGCTGCGAGCGAAACCCGTCTGTTTCATGGGCGGCAATTGGAGCTAAGCGCCGAACTTCAAGTATTAGAACAGCAGGGCTATCAGCGCAGTCAGGAGAAAGCTGAGCTCGAAGCCGCGTTAAGCACCGCCCGTTCCGGCGTGCAGCTGGCCGAACGAGAGCTGGCCATCATTCAGCCACTGGCTCAACGCGGTATTGAACCAGAAACCTCGCTGCTGCGAGTGCGTCAATCACTCAACGAGCTGCGCGGCGAGGTAGCCCGCCAACAAAGTGCCGTTGCCCGGGCTGAATCTTCCATCGCTGAAATTGAAGACCGCAAAGCAGCCGCTCGCAATGCCTTTGAAGCCGATGCGCTCGCTCAACTGGCCGAAGCGACCTCACAGGTCGCAGAGCTACAAAAGACGCTTCCCGGCCGAGCAGACCAGGTGGCACGCACCACCATCCGCTCGCCAGTCGCAGGGGTTGTTAATCAAGTGCATATTAGCACCGTAGGTGGCGTAGCAGGCTCCGGTGAGCCGCTCGTAGAAGTCGTTCCTGCCGACGACGCCTTGGTCGTAGAAGCGCATATTCGCCCCTCGGATATCGCCTTCCTCTACCCCGGCCAGCCGGTGAAGGTAAAACTAACGGCCTACGACTTTGCCCGTTACGGCGGACTGGATGGCGAGCTGGTCACTATTGCCGCCGACGCTGTCCAAATGCCCGAAAGCGGTGAGCTGATGTACCCCGTTGAGGTGCGCACCGACGGCTATCTCTTCGACGCTGACAATGAACCGCTGACCATAATTCCCGGTATGGTGGCGGAAATCGATATTCTCAGCGGTAAGCGCAGCGTATTGGACTACCTCATGGAGCCCGTGGTGAAAGTACGCGACCGCGCCCTACGCGATTAACCGCTGTGCGGTTTCATCAACGCCCCTGACGCCAGGGGGTCGTTCGCGGTATACTTGGCACCATTTTTTTGCAAGCCGTGAGCCGACTCCCCATGGAAAAGACCTACCAACCCGAACAGATCGAAACCCGCTGGTACGAACGCTGGGAAGCCGACAACCGCTTCGCCCCAACAGGCCGCGGTAAGCCGTTTTCGATCATGATTCCACCGCCTAACGTGACCGGCAGCCTGCACATGGGCCACGCGTTCCAGGACACCATTATGGATACCCTGACGCGCTGGAAACGGATGCAGGGCAACAACACCCTGTGGCAGGTAGGCACCGACCACGCCGGTATCGCCACGCAAATGCTGGTTGAGCGTAAAATTGCCGCGGAAGAAGGCAAAACCCGCCACGACCTGGGACGCGATGCGTTTATCGACAAGGTGTGGGAGTGGAAAGAGGAGTCCGGCGGCCACATCACCCGCCAGTTGCGCCGCATGGGCGCCAGCGTTGATTGGTCCCGCGAGCGCTTCACCATGGATGACGGCTTCTATAAAGCCGTGCAAGAAGTGTTCGTGCGCTTGCACGAAGAAAAGTTGATCTACCGTGGCAAACGCCTAGTGAACTGGGACCCGACCCTGCACACCGCGATTTCCGACCTGGAAGTGGAAAACAAAGATCAGCAGGGCAGCTTCTGGCACTTCCGCTACCCACTGGCCGATGGCGTCAAAACCACCGATGGTAAAGATTATCTGGTCGTGGCAACCACTCGCCCCGAAACTTTACTAGGCGATACAGGTGTCGCGGTTAACCCCGACGACGCCCGCTATGCCTCGCTGGTCGGCAAATTTATCGAATTGCCGCTGGTCGGCCGCCGCATTCCTATCGTTGCCGACGAGCACGCCGATATGGAAAAAGGCTCCGGCTGCGTGAAGATCACCCCGGCCCACGACTTCAATGACTACGAAGTCGGCAAGCGCCAGAACCACCTGCTGATCAATGTATTCACCAAGGATGCCACCATCCTTGAGCGCGCTGAAATCTTTGACCTGAAAGGCACTCCCCAGCCCGACGAAGACGCCAGCCTGCCCGCCAAGTACGCAGGGCTGGACCGTTTTGAAGCGCGCAAGCAGATTGTGGCCGATATGGACGCCCTGGGCCTACTGGAACAGGTGGAAGCAGTTAACAACACCCTGCCCTATGGCGACCGCTCTGGCGATGTGATTGAGCCGCTGCTCACTGATCAATGGTTTGTTGCGGTAGAAACCCTGGCCAAGCCCGCCATTGAAGCGGTGGAAAACGGCGATATCCAGTTCGTACCGAAGAACTACGAAAATATGTACTTCGCTTGGATGCGCGACCTACAAGACTGGTGTATCTCCCGCCAGCTGTGGTGGGGCCACCGCATTCCCGCCTGGTACGACGCCGAAGGCAATGTGTACGTTGCCCGTAGCGAAGAGGAAGCCCGCGAGAAGCACGGCTTAGGTGCAGAGGTGACACTGACCCAAGACGAAGACGTCCTCGACACGTGGTTCAGCTCGGGCCTATGGACGTTTGGCACGCTAGGTTGGCCGGAAAAAACCCCAGAACTGGAAACCTTCCACCCCTCCAGCGTGTTGGTGACCGGTTTTGACATCATCTTCTTCTGGGTCGCTCGGATGATCATGATGACCCTCAAGTTCACTGGCGAAGTACCGTTCAAAACCGTCTATGTGCACGGCTTGGTACGCGATGGTCAGGGTCAGAAAATGTCCAAATCCAAGGGCAATGTGCTGGACCCCATCGACCTGATTGACGGCATCAGCCTGGATGCGCTGCTTGAAAAGCGCACCGGTAATATGATGCAGCCGAAACAGGCCAAAGCCATTGCCAAAGCGACCAAGGACGAATTTAAAGACGGCATTGAAGCCCACGGCACCGATGCCCTGCGCTTTACGTTCCTTTCCCAGGCAACCACCGGGCGCGATATCAAGTTTGATATGAACCGCCTGGATGGCTACCGCAACTTCTGCAACAAGCTGTGGAACGCTTCACGCTACGTGCTTATGAATGCCGAAGGTGAAGATTGCGGCGTTTCTATTGAAGGACAAGGCGTTGGTGAGGTTGAGCTTTCGCTGGCCGACCGCTGGATTATTTCCCAACTACAGAAAACCGAAGCCCAGGTCACCAAAGCGATGGACGAGTACCGCTTCGACCACGCCTCCCAAGCGCTGTATGAGTTTGTCTGGAACGAGTACTGCGACTGGTACCTGGAGCTTTCCAAGCCGGTATTGTGGGACGAAAACGCCAGTGCAGAAGCCAAACGTGGCACCCGCCGTACGCTAGTGCGCGTACTGGAAACCATTCTGCGCCTCGCTCATCCGATGATGCCCTATATCTCAGAAGAGATCTGGCAGCGCGTTGCCCCGCTGGCAGGCACCTTCGTCGGTGATGGCGCGTCGATCATGCTCCAAGCCTGGCCGGAAGCCGACGAAAGCAAAATCGACGAACAGGCCACTCGGGATATCGAATGGCTGAAAGGCGTGATTATCGCAGTGCGTAACATCCGCGCTGAGATGAATATTGCCCCCGGTAAGCCGCTGGACGTACTGCTCACCAAAGGTAAACCGGAAGACGCCGAACGCCTGGAAAGCAACCGCCACTTCCTAGCCAAGCTGGCTAAGTTGGAAAGCGCCACCTGGCTATCCAACCCAGACGACGCACCGCTTTCAGCCACCCAGTTAGTGGGTGACATGGAAGTGCTGGTGCCCATGGCGGATCTGATCGACAAAGACGCCGAACTAAAACGCCTAGCTAAAGAAATTGAAAAGCAGGACAAGTTGATCGGCGGTATCGAGAAGAAGCTCGGCAACGAAGGCTTTATCGCCAAAGCCCCGGAAGCCGTGGTGGAAAAAGAGCGTGGCAAACTCGCTGAATTCCAAGCTGCCAAAAAGCTTCTGGAAGAGCAACAAGCGAAGATCGCGGCGCTGTAAAACGGGTTAGCTAACACAGCCGAAACCAAAACGGCACCGCGAGGTGCCGTTCTGGATGTTAACTCACTTCTTAATCAACGCTAGCCACTAGTCAAAGAGCACGATATTGAGTGCATAGCAGCATTTGATAGCACAAACGTCGGCTGAGTCGGCTCACCACTAAACGCCACGTCAATCATTGCCGCTGCAACCCGCCGTGTTGCAATAGGGCGTACCGCTTTACCCGCCGCCTGCTCTTCCAGCTTTTCAAAATCAATCACACGAAGGCTAATTTTGGAGGAAATAGCCGCCGGAAAAAACTGCGACACCGTCAACTCACGACGCATCAGTACGATGACATGGGCGAGTTCTTCTCGTTGGGTTAATTGGGTGACTAACTGTTTGCCAATAGCCCCGGTTGAACCCAATACAATTGCCGTGTCATGCATTCACAACCCTTACGGTTTCAAGTAGCCAGCAATTTTACTGCCGATATTCTTTAGGTCAGTAAGCCTTCTATTCTGAGCTATCATCAAATCGACACCTAAGCCACTACGCTTGAACCCCACCATCACGTACAGCACGATAAAAGGGCACAGCAACCTGGGAAAACAGCGCCACTCCCCAGACAAGGTTAGCCACAATGGATGGTACGTTGGGGAAGATAACGAATAGTAGCAAGGCAGTGGCGATGCCAAAGACTCTGACGCCAGCAGAGTGATAACGCCGGGTTATATCACGCCCTTCTACCGTATGCTGCAAGATCCAAAGAGCGCACAAAAAGACCACCAAACCAATATTACCGACCATGCCATAACCCAATGGATAAGGTTCCATAAACCCAACATAAACCTCGCCAGCCAACGCTACTCCAATCAGCACCGCGCTCCACATGATGACAATATGGGTAAGCCAATACGTTACTGTAAAGGATGTTTTCTGGCTTTTAGGCTGAGCATTTCCCACACAATCGAAGTAGATCCAGGCCAACGCAAACAGGGAAAAACCACCCATAATAAAGTTAACCAGCGTATCCAGCCCCACCGTACTAATACTTTTATCGCTAAGGGTAACGACCAATTTAAAGAAGCCTTCGCCTAACAAAATCAGCATCAGCAACCCGAACCGCTCCGAGATGTGGTGCAGTCGCGGACGAAAACGCTCAAAGCGCAGCGTACCTACACGCGGCATCATGTACTGCAACTGTATCAGTACAATGCCAGCGCCAAAGACCCAGTAGCCAACTGGTCGAGGTAACACAGCGGACAGGGCAAACAGCCCGGCAAGTATAAAGAAATTACGCCCCTGTTCGGCAGCTAGTGACGTTGTTTCTGCTCCCACACGCCTAGCCCGCCAGTATAGATAAGCCGTCAACGCCCGATTGAAAGCATAGCCAAGAGCGAAATAGACCCACCCACCCTCTAGAATTTCCGGAATCGCTGCCGCGATGACCATCATGGTCACTATCTGAAACGCCATAATCGTTCGGTGGGGAATGTCTGTCGAGATATATAGCGAGTTGTAGACAGAACTGTCAGCCCAGGCGAAGAAGACCGCCAAAAACATGGCTGAAAAAACCAAAAACCCATGAATATCAAGGTGGCTAGACAGGAAATTACCCAACATAAAGATGGTAACGACGTGCACTAAATCAAAAAACAGCTCTACCCAATGGACATGGTCGTTGGAATCCTCAGCATCCATGTGGTGGCGCGGTTGACGCCAGACAGGAAAATTTCTTAACGTCATTGATCATGGCTCCTGATTTGACGACCTCAACACTTGGCTCTGTAATATCGGCACTACCCAGTCTATAAATGCTTCAAGACGCCGCGTCATATGCTCACGATGTGGATACAACAAAGAGATGGGCATAGGCTCGGGTACCGTCATAGGCAGAACGTTAACCAAGCTTCCCGCATCCAGGTGATGACGCACATCGTAATGTGGGACCTGAATCAGCCCCAAACCAGCCAGTGCACCAGCAATGAGCGCTTCTGCCGTGTTCACGGTGACGCGAGCAGGAAGCAATACACTCTCTACTTGACCTCCTTGCTGATACTCCCAGCTCTCAACACTGCCTGAGATGGACGAAACGAACGCAACAATGCGGTGAGCGGATAGATCCGCAATCGTCTTAGGCATGCCAAAGCGGGCTAGATAAGCAGGGCTCGCACAATTGCACAGCGGCAAACTACCAAGCGGTCGGGCAATAAGATTACTGTCTGCCAGCTCGCCCACTCGAATCACACAATCTACTCCCTCGCCTACCAAATCAACCGCTCGATCAGTCACTCCCATTTGAATATCGATATCTGGGTATCGGTCAAGGAAGTCTGGCAGCGCAGGTACTAGCACTCGGCGGCCTAGGCGCCCTGGAACATTAATGCGCAGTTTGCCGCTGGGGCGCCCCGCTTCCGCGGGAAACGCACCTGTTAACCGCTCGTAATCCTCCAACAGTAACAGCGCCTGCTTGTACAGCAGTTGCCCCTCTTCGGTGATATCAAGCGCCCGCGTCGTCCGATTAATCAGGCGAGTTCCCAGCTTGCTCTCTAAATTTTTCACCGCTGTCGATACCGTAGAGCGAGGAATACTCAGGCTCTCCGCAGCACGGGTGAAGCTCATGCAATCCACCACACGGATAAAAACATGCAGCCTTTCCAGCCGATCCATTTCCCTCACCTTACTGTTCGTGATTCTCGACAAATGCTGTCAGTTTACGCCGGTTTATACCAATGCCCAGCCTAGCGAGAATGAATCTGCAAGCCGATGTCAATGCTCGGCGTAACAGCAAATACATTTGATCTCAAAATACCAAGAAGGTAATCAACATGGCGACATACGATTTTAAAAACAAAGTAGTGCTTATCGCTGGCGGTGCGAAAAACCTCGGCGGCCTCCTAAGCCGTGAAGTGGCTAAAGAGGGTGCGAAGGTTGTGGTGCATTACAACAGCGATGCCACCCGTGCTGACGCGGAAGAAACGGTTAATGCGGTAAAAGGCTTGGGTGGCGACGCCTACATGACCCAAGGTGACTTAACCCGGCCAGCCAGTGTAGAGGCTCTGTTTCTAGAAGCTAAAGACAAGTTCGGCGGTATCGACGTTGCCGTCAACACAGCAGGTATGGTGCTACGCAAGCCTATCATCGAGACGAGTGAAGACGAATATGACACCATGTTCGACATCAATGCCAAGGCGGCGTATTTCTTTATTAAGGAAGCAGGCAAACATCTGAATGACAATGGAAAAATTATCACTGTTGTCACTTCCCTGCTTGCAGCCTTTACTGATGGCTATTCCACTTATGCTGGTGGCAAGTCGCCCGTAGAGCATTTCACCCGTGCGGCGGCCAAAGAGTTCGCAGGGCGTGGCATTTCGGTAACCGCCGTTGGCCCCGGCCCCATGGACACTCCTTTCTTCTACGGGCAGGAAACTCCAGAACGGGTGGGATACCATAAATCCCAATCACTGAATGGGGACCTTACCAAAATCGAAGACATTTCCCCGATTATTCGTTTCCTGGCGACCGACGGCTGGTGGATTACCGGCCAAACCATCTTTGCCAATGGCGGCTATACAACGCGCTGATCAGTCAAATCGGCTGGCCGAACGCCAGCCGATTCTGCATAATTAAAACGTTATCTTGCACTGGAGGTGCATATGCATACAGTAATGATTATCTGCGCTGGCTTAGTACTCGTTGCTATTCTGGCATTTGCGGCCAGGCTGGCACCTGCTTTCCGCCCCCACTATTTCATTGTCTTTGCGGTTCTCTGGTTACTCGCTGCTTGTATCAATCTATGGGTCGGCGTAGTTCACGCAGGATACTCATTAATGTATGAGTTGCCGTTCTTTTTGATCGTTTTCTTAGTCCCCATCATCACTGCCTACCTGATTAAGAAAAAGTACCTCTGATCGCTCTCAATGAATTCAGGCTAACGGGCTTTTTCAAGCTGCTGGCGAAGCTGAAACTTCTGAATTTTGC
This genomic window from Halomonas sp. TD01 contains:
- a CDS encoding valine--tRNA ligase codes for the protein MEKTYQPEQIETRWYERWEADNRFAPTGRGKPFSIMIPPPNVTGSLHMGHAFQDTIMDTLTRWKRMQGNNTLWQVGTDHAGIATQMLVERKIAAEEGKTRHDLGRDAFIDKVWEWKEESGGHITRQLRRMGASVDWSRERFTMDDGFYKAVQEVFVRLHEEKLIYRGKRLVNWDPTLHTAISDLEVENKDQQGSFWHFRYPLADGVKTTDGKDYLVVATTRPETLLGDTGVAVNPDDARYASLVGKFIELPLVGRRIPIVADEHADMEKGSGCVKITPAHDFNDYEVGKRQNHLLINVFTKDATILERAEIFDLKGTPQPDEDASLPAKYAGLDRFEARKQIVADMDALGLLEQVEAVNNTLPYGDRSGDVIEPLLTDQWFVAVETLAKPAIEAVENGDIQFVPKNYENMYFAWMRDLQDWCISRQLWWGHRIPAWYDAEGNVYVARSEEEAREKHGLGAEVTLTQDEDVLDTWFSSGLWTFGTLGWPEKTPELETFHPSSVLVTGFDIIFFWVARMIMMTLKFTGEVPFKTVYVHGLVRDGQGQKMSKSKGNVLDPIDLIDGISLDALLEKRTGNMMQPKQAKAIAKATKDEFKDGIEAHGTDALRFTFLSQATTGRDIKFDMNRLDGYRNFCNKLWNASRYVLMNAEGEDCGVSIEGQGVGEVELSLADRWIISQLQKTEAQVTKAMDEYRFDHASQALYEFVWNEYCDWYLELSKPVLWDENASAEAKRGTRRTLVRVLETILRLAHPMMPYISEEIWQRVAPLAGTFVGDGASIMLQAWPEADESKIDEQATRDIEWLKGVIIAVRNIRAEMNIAPGKPLDVLLTKGKPEDAERLESNRHFLAKLAKLESATWLSNPDDAPLSATQLVGDMEVLVPMADLIDKDAELKRLAKEIEKQDKLIGGIEKKLGNEGFIAKAPEAVVEKERGKLAEFQAAKKLLEEQQAKIAAL
- a CDS encoding low temperature requirement protein A, producing the protein MTLRNFPVWRQPRHHMDAEDSNDHVHWVELFFDLVHVVTIFMLGNFLSSHLDIHGFLVFSAMFLAVFFAWADSSVYNSLYISTDIPHRTIMAFQIVTMMVIAAAIPEILEGGWVYFALGYAFNRALTAYLYWRARRVGAETTSLAAEQGRNFFILAGLFALSAVLPRPVGYWVFGAGIVLIQLQYMMPRVGTLRFERFRPRLHHISERFGLLMLILLGEGFFKLVVTLSDKSISTVGLDTLVNFIMGGFSLFALAWIYFDCVGNAQPKSQKTSFTVTYWLTHIVIMWSAVLIGVALAGEVYVGFMEPYPLGYGMVGNIGLVVFLCALWILQHTVEGRDITRRYHSAGVRVFGIATALLLFVIFPNVPSIVANLVWGVALFSQVAVPFYRAVRDGGVQA
- a CDS encoding LysR family transcriptional regulator yields the protein MDRLERLHVFIRVVDCMSFTRAAESLSIPRSTVSTAVKNLESKLGTRLINRTTRALDITEEGQLLYKQALLLLEDYERLTGAFPAEAGRPSGKLRINVPGRLGRRVLVPALPDFLDRYPDIDIQMGVTDRAVDLVGEGVDCVIRVGELADSNLIARPLGSLPLCNCASPAYLARFGMPKTIADLSAHRIVAFVSSISGSVESWEYQQGGQVESVLLPARVTVNTAEALIAGALAGLGLIQVPHYDVRHHLDAGSLVNVLPMTVPEPMPISLLYPHREHMTRRLEAFIDWVVPILQSQVLRSSNQEP
- a CDS encoding SDR family oxidoreductase — translated: MATYDFKNKVVLIAGGAKNLGGLLSREVAKEGAKVVVHYNSDATRADAEETVNAVKGLGGDAYMTQGDLTRPASVEALFLEAKDKFGGIDVAVNTAGMVLRKPIIETSEDEYDTMFDINAKAAYFFIKEAGKHLNDNGKIITVVTSLLAAFTDGYSTYAGGKSPVEHFTRAAAKEFAGRGISVTAVGPGPMDTPFFYGQETPERVGYHKSQSLNGDLTKIEDISPIIRFLATDGWWITGQTIFANGGYTTR